The following nucleotide sequence is from Methanofastidiosum sp..
AATGGTTTTTTGAATGATAAATTATAGTCTACCATCAGACGAAAGATAAAAAAATTCATTTATATGTTTTTTGAATCATTTTCATAGTAAGTTTAATAAGATTCAATTAAAAGTTGGTAATATGAAAAATAAAGCCATAGCACTATTTGGAATTTTCGCAATTTTATTTTTTTCTTCTGTACCCGGTGTGATTTGTGAAGAAACTAATAGCATCTACATAAAAATTTACGAAGATGGAAGTGCATTGTGGAATCTGGAAACTAGATTTGAACTAAAAACTCAAGCAGATATTGACTTCTTTAATGAATACATGGCTGCATTAGAAGAGGATAAGAATTTTATTATTCAAAAAAAGAAAGATTCGCTTCAAAACATAATAAACAGAGTAGCTTATTCTTCAGGAAGAGAAATGACTATTGAGAATATTTCTTTGAACTATCAGATTATTGATTCAATTAATAAAAAATATGGTGTTGTAAATATCAAATTCTTGTGGAAGGGCTTTGGCCTTAAAGACAAAGACATAATCCAGATAGGCGACTCATTTAGTGAAGGCAGTCATTTGAAGGAAGGAGAAGTTCTTGTAATTGAATATCCCAAGGAATATTCAATTGTTAGCCTTAATCCAGAGCCAAACGAAAGAAGAGAAAATTCAATATTCTGGTACGGTCCAAAAATCTTATTAAATAATGAACCAAAAATTGTCTTGGAAAAGAAATCATTACTGGGTTCTTTGAATATCTTTCTATTTGGTTTTATCGGTATTTTGGTAATTGTTATAGTTCTGACATTTTATTTTGTCATGAACAAAAAAAAGAAAAATACGCCCATATTACTATCTGATCAAGAAAAAGTCATCAGTATTCTAAGGTCA
It contains:
- a CDS encoding DUF4897 domain-containing protein, with protein sequence MKNKAIALFGIFAILFFSSVPGVICEETNSIYIKIYEDGSALWNLETRFELKTQADIDFFNEYMAALEEDKNFIIQKKKDSLQNIINRVAYSSGREMTIENISLNYQIIDSINKKYGVVNIKFLWKGFGLKDKDIIQIGDSFSEGSHLKEGEVLVIEYPKEYSIVSLNPEPNERRENSIFWYGPKILLNNEPKIVLEKKSLLGSLNIFLFGFIGILVIVIVLTFYFVMNKKKKNTPILLSDQEKVISILRSSGGKCFQNDIVSQSGMSKSKISQIISEMEKNELIVKQKYGKNNLIILKN